In Hallerella succinigenes, the following are encoded in one genomic region:
- a CDS encoding lipocalin family protein, with translation MKKSFVLAGMISISMFLGACSSESNSGSKSLAEKCEKGVTESCLEGATWSMNAFYTINEGNTAYSVVKELKSGGVASPSTLTFEEDGSFTLINSKSLYLNSEGTCLGEEEAGTWSVSGGQLTMNFTMGCMLGSMGYSFTSTPTIIDLNGSTALNLGGSYIYKDAPIAGYSLYEVFTGVER, from the coding sequence ATGAAAAAATCTTTTGTTCTCGCTGGGATGATATCGATTTCCATGTTCTTGGGCGCATGCTCTTCGGAAAGCAACAGTGGTTCCAAGTCTCTCGCTGAAAAGTGCGAAAAGGGCGTTACCGAAAGTTGCCTTGAAGGGGCTACTTGGAGCATGAACGCCTTTTACACGATCAATGAAGGCAATACCGCATATTCTGTCGTTAAGGAATTGAAGTCGGGCGGTGTCGCTTCCCCGTCGACCTTGACCTTTGAAGAAGACGGTTCCTTTACCCTGATCAATTCCAAATCCCTTTACCTGAACAGTGAAGGAACTTGCTTGGGTGAAGAAGAAGCTGGTACGTGGTCTGTTTCGGGTGGTCAGTTGACGATGAACTTCACCATGGGCTGCATGCTCGGCTCGATGGGCTACTCCTTTACGTCCACACCGACAATCATTGACCTGAATGGTTCTACTGCATTGAATCTGGGAGGTTCTTACATTTACAAGGATGCTCCGATTGCGGGCTACTCTTTGTATGAAGTTTTCACGGGTGTCGAAAGATAG
- a CDS encoding helix-turn-helix domain-containing protein: MYQKHTKEEWAKAYELHKDGYDSPSISRLTGLELSEIKRHIRLYRQTGCWQTERKTNVRSTPALRRTVIDAVVKKSLSYAEVIAKYSISFTSLSSWLRKYRHGGYEELLATKPRGRPPKMNKAKPKWTTGMSEIERLREENEYLKAENAYLKKLKALDQEESAEMFGIGPKSSAN, encoded by the coding sequence ATGTACCAGAAACACACAAAAGAAGAATGGGCCAAGGCCTATGAACTTCACAAGGATGGTTACGACTCTCCGTCAATCTCAAGGTTGACAGGTCTGGAACTGTCCGAAATTAAGCGCCATATCCGGCTTTACCGACAGACCGGCTGTTGGCAGACTGAAAGGAAAACGAATGTTCGGTCAACTCCTGCCTTGAGGAGGACTGTCATCGACGCGGTCGTCAAGAAATCTCTATCTTATGCGGAAGTTATCGCCAAGTACAGCATAAGTTTTACCAGCCTGAGTTCTTGGCTGCGGAAATACCGTCATGGCGGATACGAAGAACTGCTAGCTACCAAGCCGAGAGGGAGACCACCCAAGATGAACAAGGCCAAGCCGAAATGGACAACGGGAATGAGCGAGATTGAACGCCTCAGGGAAGAAAATGAGTATCTAAAAGCGGAGAACGCCTACCTAAAAAAATTAAAGGCCCTAGACCAGGAAGAAAGTGCCGAGATGTTCGGTATAGGGCCCAAGTCGTCCGCGAACTGA
- a CDS encoding IS3 family transposase, with protein MKASGLSRSTYYYNLKDGPDRYAVVRKRIKAIHAQNKGRYGYRRIVAQLRNEGYAINHKTVYRLMKEDGLKNVRRRCKYRSYKGEVGKTAPNRLKRNFNTKAPNRKWTTDVTQINIGMDKCYLSPILDMYNGEIVSYAISDHPDLKMVMDMLDRAYAKKRTWKRLVLHSDQGWHYQHAIYQKSLKDHKIIQSMSRKGNCLDNAMMENFFGIMKSELLYPNTFRNMDHFKQELRKYIEYYNNDRIKLRLNGMSPVQYRTHNAVLS; from the coding sequence CTGAAGGCTAGCGGGCTGTCCCGCTCCACGTACTACTACAACCTCAAGGATGGCCCCGACCGCTACGCCGTCGTGCGCAAGCGAATCAAGGCCATACACGCCCAGAACAAGGGTCGCTATGGCTACCGCCGCATCGTGGCCCAGCTCCGGAACGAGGGCTATGCCATAAACCACAAGACGGTCTATCGGCTCATGAAGGAAGATGGCCTGAAGAACGTGCGCAGGCGCTGCAAGTACCGCTCGTACAAGGGCGAGGTCGGCAAGACCGCCCCGAACAGGCTCAAGCGGAACTTCAACACAAAGGCCCCCAACAGGAAATGGACTACCGACGTGACTCAGATAAACATCGGCATGGACAAGTGCTACCTGTCGCCAATACTCGACATGTATAACGGCGAGATAGTCAGCTACGCAATCTCGGACCATCCGGACCTGAAGATGGTAATGGACATGCTGGACCGGGCATATGCGAAGAAGCGTACCTGGAAGCGACTGGTTCTGCACTCGGATCAGGGGTGGCACTACCAGCATGCGATTTACCAGAAATCGCTGAAAGATCATAAAATCATCCAGAGCATGAGCCGTAAGGGCAACTGCCTGGACAATGCCATGATGGAGAACTTCTTTGGAATAATGAAGTCAGAGCTTCTCTACCCGAACACGTTCAGAAACATGGACCACTTCAAACAGGAGCTGAGGAAGTATATCGAATACTACAACAACGACCGGATAAAGCTGCGCCTAAACGGAATGAGTCCGGTACAATACCGGACTCATAACGCTGTTTTATCCTAA
- the tnpA gene encoding IS200/IS605 family transposase, protein MKNSNNHTLAHTTWNCKYHIVFAPKFRRKVFYGEKRREIGEILRTLCNWKQVNIVEAEVCPDHVHMLLEIPPKYSVSGFMGFLKGKSSLMIYERYPSLQFKYRNREFWCRGYYVDTAGKSASKIASYIKNQLEEDKYGEQLTMLGKM, encoded by the coding sequence ATGAAAAATAGCAATAATCATACCTTGGCCCACACGACGTGGAATTGCAAGTATCATATCGTGTTTGCCCCCAAATTTCGCAGGAAGGTGTTCTATGGAGAAAAGCGCCGCGAGATAGGTGAAATCCTACGTACGCTTTGCAACTGGAAACAGGTGAATATCGTCGAGGCGGAAGTTTGTCCAGATCATGTACACATGCTTCTCGAGATACCGCCGAAATATTCGGTTTCGGGATTCATGGGATTCCTGAAGGGGAAGAGTAGCTTGATGATCTACGAACGGTATCCGTCGCTTCAGTTCAAATACAGGAATAGGGAATTTTGGTGCCGAGGGTATTACGTAGACACGGCCGGCAAGAGTGCGAGCAAGATTGCCTCGTATATCAAAAATCAGTTGGAGGAGGACAAGTACGGAGAACAGCTGACCATGCTCGGCAAGATGTAG
- a CDS encoding InlB B-repeat-containing protein, which produces MTKLTKILAMLLFVATSSFANWLGGTSEPENTKKIDGKVFYQITTPEELAWFAVQVNSGKSTINAQLANDIVLWDTEVTDKSGTTRWKAIGDTSTRAFDGIFDGNGHKISGLYVNDTLAAKADSISRGLFGVVGENGVVKNLSVDNAYVYAHVDSTKSKKRYGNIGGLVGKNKGTIENVSYDGTVLTYLNGYYSSSTYYAYGYVGGIAGYNTGSVKGATVSGSVKHSVGSNYVSYVGGVVGYEAGGKFIENSKNKADVFGQYSGGVAGYVNAAATIGNCSNSGAVSGSSSGGIAGYVYAAATISNCTNSGAVSGSSSGGIAGDVNAAATISNCTNSGAVSGSSSSGGIAGDVNAAATISNCTNSGAVTASGSSSYSYSGGIAGYVYAAATISNCSNSGSVTATTTSSSYDDSYSGGIVGFFINSKGLVSTCVNLGKVFSSTKYTGTSTNTNSTLFRIAYAGGIAGYSASQITDSHNLADVEAVATSAVKYYANKYYVGGIVGYTSGIVQNVYSAAENIVGTATGGNGNVARRGALFGLIASGASTKNAYFDTKVADLSAAVGVDSSSANTVNVGGLSTANMQRDQFAWQLNTMASSQENSKIWSRANGYPIFADANNLPTMRVTFDDDGASTRKYTNNKGIVSMPDDPEPASGYKFVSWVKENGDVFTGKQKVSADMTVSALYASSAEQKYVVSFEYPEDNEIAALVTGADGLLESIPEAPAAEEGYYFKGWFDENLTRVDSKTVFTENTTVKALYGELLDLSYTVTFKNVDGTVLQSSAVQYGNVPVYAGDAPTLAATAQYTYTFAGWDATLIPVTEEVVYTATYDATINKYTVQFLNYDNSVLQEELLAYGTMPAYKGENPERESTVAFNYTFKGFDKTIASVVGDATYIAEFDATPVTYEVVFKNGSEILKTQYVEYGKAATAPASPTREGYVFNGWDKSFSSVKSALTVNALFTAAPKHQLIVYVDGKVEISEDVYEGASYTLPEAAEKPGYTFVGWYDNKGNYLGQPGESITISADISIEARYSTVSYTITFVDEDGSVIESGSVEYGSMPTAPKDPTKASTAQYTYEFAGWTPEITTVKGNAVYTATYNAVVRNYTVTFADENGKALSSSSVAYGKMPTAPATEPTKAATAQYNYTFAGWTPELVKVTDDATYKATFTSTLRNYTITFVDEDGVEISKSTVAYGKTPSAPADPSKASTAQYSYEFAGWSPAVTAVSSNTTYTATYTSKVRTYEIAFVDEDGSEISKSTVAYGKTPVAPADPTKASTAQYIYEFAGWTPEITTVKGKATYSATYNAVAKSYTVTFVDEDGTEISKSTVAYGKTPVAPADPTKASTAQYSYEFAGWTPGIVKVIGDATYKASYNSVLNAYKVTFLDYDGSTLKSQNVKFGAAATAPAEPERDGYKFTGWDKSFDEIVKNTDVTAQYEKLSSSSVQNSSSSSSSAPKSSSSSEKSDNSSSSAKHESSSSEKGDAIIEIAGVPHFSVEIVGRNVQISAARIGSAYMVLDMQGRVLNQGHVNVDNFNVAVPRAGNYLIRIGNQTRNIVVH; this is translated from the coding sequence ATGACAAAATTAACGAAAATTCTAGCGATGCTGCTTTTTGTGGCTACCAGCTCCTTTGCCAATTGGCTTGGGGGCACCAGTGAACCCGAAAACACCAAGAAGATTGATGGCAAGGTGTTTTACCAGATTACCACGCCCGAGGAACTGGCCTGGTTTGCGGTGCAGGTGAATTCGGGCAAGTCCACCATAAATGCCCAGCTGGCTAACGACATTGTGCTGTGGGACACGGAGGTTACCGATAAAAGCGGAACCACCCGCTGGAAGGCCATAGGCGATACTTCGACCCGTGCCTTTGACGGTATTTTTGATGGAAATGGCCATAAGATCAGTGGCCTGTATGTGAATGATACGCTGGCAGCTAAGGCGGACTCCATTAGCCGGGGCCTATTTGGTGTCGTGGGTGAAAATGGAGTGGTTAAGAATTTAAGCGTGGATAATGCTTATGTGTACGCCCATGTTGATTCTACAAAATCAAAAAAACGTTATGGTAACATTGGCGGGCTAGTTGGCAAAAATAAAGGAACCATAGAAAATGTTTCTTATGATGGAACTGTGTTGACTTATTTGAATGGATATTACAGTTCTTCTACATATTATGCGTATGGTTATGTTGGTGGAATTGCCGGATACAATACCGGAAGTGTCAAGGGAGCCACGGTGTCTGGCTCGGTAAAGCACTCTGTCGGCTCGAACTACGTCAGTTATGTTGGTGGGGTTGTCGGTTATGAGGCTGGAGGCAAGTTTATTGAAAATTCTAAAAATAAGGCTGATGTTTTTGGTCAATATTCTGGAGGCGTAGCCGGTTATGTGAATGCTGCCGCCACCATCGGCAACTGCAGCAATAGCGGCGCTGTGTCAGGTTCTTCTTCCGGCGGCATAGCTGGTTATGTGTATGCCGCAGCTACTATCAGCAACTGCACCAATAGCGGCGCTGTGTCAGGTTCTTCTTCCGGCGGCATAGCCGGTGATGTGAATGCCGCAGCTACTATCAGCAACTGCACCAATAGCGGTGCCGTGTCAGGTTCTTCTTCTTCCGGTGGTATAGCCGGTGATGTGAATGCCGCAGCTACTATCAGCAACTGCACCAATAGCGGCGCCGTAACGGCTTCAGGTTCTTCTTCTTATTCTTATTCCGGCGGCATAGCCGGTTATGTGTATGCAGCCGCCACTATTAGCAACTGTAGCAATAGCGGCTCCGTGACGGCAACTACTACTTCTTCTTCTTATGATGATTCTTATTCCGGTGGCATTGTAGGTTTTTTTATAAATTCAAAGGGCTTAGTTTCCACTTGTGTTAATTTGGGCAAGGTTTTTTCTTCAACAAAGTATACAGGAACATCAACGAATACAAACTCAACTTTGTTTAGAATTGCCTATGCCGGAGGTATTGCTGGTTATAGTGCCTCCCAAATTACAGATTCCCACAACCTTGCTGATGTGGAAGCTGTTGCGACCTCTGCTGTAAAATATTACGCAAATAAATACTATGTAGGTGGTATTGTCGGCTATACTTCGGGTATAGTACAGAATGTCTACAGCGCCGCTGAAAATATTGTGGGCACAGCTACAGGTGGTAATGGTAATGTAGCCCGTAGGGGTGCTTTGTTTGGCTTAATCGCCAGTGGTGCAAGCACAAAGAATGCATATTTCGATACCAAGGTAGCCGACCTTTCTGCCGCAGTAGGCGTCGATTCGTCTTCAGCAAATACGGTTAATGTGGGGGGCCTTTCTACTGCCAATATGCAGCGCGACCAGTTCGCTTGGCAGCTGAATACTATGGCCAGTTCCCAGGAAAATTCAAAAATCTGGAGCCGTGCAAATGGCTATCCGATTTTTGCCGATGCAAACAATCTTCCGACCATGCGTGTTACCTTTGACGATGATGGCGCTTCTACCCGTAAGTACACCAACAACAAGGGAATTGTATCTATGCCCGATGATCCTGAACCTGCTTCGGGTTACAAGTTTGTTTCTTGGGTCAAGGAAAACGGGGACGTGTTTACTGGCAAGCAGAAAGTTTCTGCTGATATGACTGTCTCTGCCTTGTATGCTTCTAGTGCAGAACAGAAATACGTGGTGTCTTTCGAATATCCCGAAGACAATGAAATCGCGGCTCTCGTTACAGGTGCAGATGGCTTGTTGGAATCCATTCCCGAAGCTCCCGCCGCAGAAGAAGGCTACTATTTCAAGGGCTGGTTCGATGAAAATCTTACCCGAGTCGATTCAAAGACGGTATTTACAGAAAATACCACAGTCAAGGCTTTGTATGGGGAACTCCTGGACTTGAGTTATACAGTTACCTTCAAGAATGTGGATGGCACTGTTCTACAAAGTTCTGCAGTTCAATACGGCAATGTGCCTGTGTACGCAGGCGATGCGCCTACGCTTGCGGCTACAGCCCAGTACACCTACACCTTTGCCGGTTGGGATGCAACACTGATTCCTGTCACAGAGGAAGTCGTTTACACGGCAACTTACGATGCCACCATCAATAAGTACACAGTCCAGTTCCTGAACTACGATAATTCAGTTCTGCAGGAAGAACTGCTTGCCTACGGAACTATGCCTGCTTATAAGGGCGAAAATCCGGAACGCGAATCTACGGTAGCATTTAACTATACATTCAAGGGCTTCGATAAAACTATTGCCAGCGTGGTTGGCGATGCCACATACATTGCGGAATTTGATGCAACGCCTGTTACTTACGAAGTCGTTTTTAAGAATGGTTCCGAAATTTTGAAAACCCAGTATGTGGAATACGGCAAGGCTGCTACAGCTCCTGCCTCGCCGACCCGAGAAGGCTATGTGTTCAACGGCTGGGACAAGAGCTTTAGTTCTGTGAAGTCTGCCCTGACGGTGAATGCTTTGTTTACTGCCGCACCGAAGCACCAGCTTATTGTCTATGTAGATGGTAAGGTTGAAATTTCTGAAGATGTTTACGAAGGTGCTTCCTATACTTTGCCCGAAGCTGCTGAAAAGCCTGGCTATACTTTTGTCGGCTGGTACGATAATAAGGGAAACTACTTAGGTCAACCGGGCGAAAGCATTACAATTTCAGCAGACATTTCCATTGAAGCCCGCTATAGTACCGTTTCTTACACCATTACCTTCGTGGATGAAGACGGTTCTGTAATAGAATCTGGTTCTGTTGAGTATGGTTCCATGCCCACAGCTCCGAAAGATCCGACCAAGGCTTCTACCGCCCAATACACCTACGAGTTTGCAGGCTGGACTCCGGAAATTACAACAGTCAAGGGCAATGCTGTTTATACAGCAACTTATAATGCTGTTGTTAGAAATTACACCGTTACATTCGCAGACGAAAACGGCAAGGCTCTTTCTAGTTCCAGTGTGGCCTATGGCAAAATGCCTACAGCACCTGCAACTGAACCGACAAAGGCTGCAACAGCCCAGTACAACTACACTTTCGCTGGTTGGACTCCTGAACTCGTGAAGGTTACAGACGATGCAACGTACAAGGCTACATTTACTTCAACCTTGAGAAATTACACCATCACCTTCGTCGATGAAGACGGTGTTGAAATTTCCAAGAGTACAGTCGCCTATGGCAAAACTCCTTCGGCGCCTGCTGATCCGTCCAAGGCATCTACGGCCCAGTACAGTTACGAATTTGCAGGCTGGTCTCCGGCTGTGACTGCTGTCAGTAGCAATACAACTTATACGGCAACCTATACCTCTAAGGTAAGGACCTACGAAATTGCATTTGTAGATGAAGACGGCTCTGAAATTTCTAAGAGTACAGTCGCCTATGGAAAGACTCCTGTTGCACCGGCGGATCCGACCAAGGCTTCTACAGCCCAATACATCTACGAATTTGCAGGCTGGACTCCGGAAATTACAACAGTCAAGGGCAAGGCAACTTACTCCGCGACCTATAACGCAGTGGCAAAGAGCTATACAGTCACCTTCGTCGATGAAGACGGTACTGAAATTTCTAAGAGTACAGTCGCCTATGGAAAGACTCCTGTTGCACCGGCGGATCCGACCAAGGCTTCTACAGCCCAGTACAGCTATGAATTTGCTGGCTGGACTCCGGGAATTGTCAAGGTAATAGGCGATGCCACCTATAAAGCTTCTTACAATAGCGTACTGAACGCTTATAAGGTAACCTTCCTGGATTATGACGGTTCCACACTCAAGTCTCAGAATGTAAAGTTCGGTGCTGCCGCTACCGCTCCTGCAGAACCTGAACGAGACGGCTACAAGTTTACCGGCTGGGATAAATCGTTTGATGAAATCGTGAAGAACACTGATGTAACCGCTCAATACGAAAAGCTTAGCTCTTCAAGCGTACAGAACTCCAGCAGCAGTTCCTCTAGTGCTCCGAAATCATCAAGTTCTAGCGAAAAGAGCGACAATTCCAGTTCTAGCGCAAAGCATGAAAGCTCCAGCTCCGAAAAGGGCGATGCAATTATCGAGATTGCTGGTGTTCCGCACTTCTCCGTAGAAATTGTGGGACGCAACGTTCAGATTAGCGCTGCAAGAATTGGATCCGCCTATATGGTTCTTGATATGCAGGGCCGCGTATTGAATCAGGGCCATGTGAATGTCGATAATTTCAATGTCGCTGTTCCCAGAGCAGGGAACTATCTGATTCGTATTGGCAATCAGACAAGAAATATAGTTGTCCACTAA
- a CDS encoding FRG domain-containing protein encodes MKITEKSQVFCRFRQKYLTLFFFVYIQIVRTIHSIAELLDCLKQIEREGLEGHRENVCYYYRGEAEDYGPTGATPCIARNDRLKKETKIFREAERRLPDEFAACRSTFEKLVLMQHYQVPTRLLDITTSALQAVFFACYNDPDYGMSNEKEGCRDGVIYVYEVPEDKIKNYHSDAVSILANIAVYQHEDNLDIRNLDADEEHDRKKFNESGPIKYLLHEIKAEKPHFEGWIKKQDMESIFCVHPLLNNPRIRAQQGAFMIYGIDGDRTKLAQWKDNPRNGMIRRKIRIPAEAKEPLLKELRMLSVTIDVVYPDWKGTKQRLDSKEFLKEM; translated from the coding sequence GTGAAAATTACCGAAAAAAGTCAAGTTTTTTGCCGTTTTCGGCAAAAATACTTGACATTGTTTTTTTTTGTTTACATTCAAATCGTGCGCACGATTCATTCCATTGCAGAACTTTTGGACTGCCTGAAACAGATAGAACGCGAAGGCCTGGAGGGCCATCGTGAAAATGTCTGTTATTATTACCGAGGTGAAGCGGAGGACTATGGCCCGACGGGAGCGACCCCTTGTATTGCAAGAAATGATCGCTTGAAAAAGGAAACGAAGATTTTCCGCGAGGCAGAACGGCGCTTGCCCGACGAATTTGCCGCCTGCAGGTCAACTTTTGAAAAACTTGTCTTGATGCAACATTACCAAGTCCCCACTCGTCTTTTGGATATTACCACAAGTGCGCTGCAGGCTGTGTTTTTTGCTTGCTACAACGATCCTGATTACGGTATGAGTAACGAAAAAGAAGGCTGTAGGGATGGGGTTATATATGTCTACGAAGTTCCTGAAGACAAAATCAAGAACTACCATTCCGACGCGGTTAGCATTTTGGCAAATATTGCGGTGTATCAGCACGAAGACAATCTGGACATTCGCAATCTTGATGCAGACGAGGAACATGACCGCAAAAAGTTCAATGAAAGTGGACCTATAAAGTACCTGCTCCATGAAATCAAGGCCGAAAAGCCTCATTTTGAGGGATGGATAAAAAAACAAGATATGGAAAGCATCTTCTGCGTCCATCCTTTGCTGAATAACCCCCGGATCCGGGCACAGCAAGGTGCGTTTATGATTTATGGCATTGATGGCGATCGTACCAAACTCGCACAATGGAAGGATAACCCTCGTAACGGAATGATTCGCCGAAAAATCAGGATTCCCGCAGAAGCTAAGGAACCGTTGCTCAAGGAATTGCGAATGCTGAGTGTGACCATTGATGTGGTCTATCCCGATTGGAAAGGAACAAAGCAAAGACTGGATTCAAAAGAATTTTTGAAGGAGATGTGA
- a CDS encoding type II toxin-antitoxin system MqsR family toxin has product MEHLGKAHYDLELIKKLLQDKDKRFVTRSSKQTAVLLGYTDEDSIVERVCKLRSNEIYKTMTTDADTTLWQDVYHSSDKKADGSCVKLYIKIQITKNGNGVVISFKEL; this is encoded by the coding sequence ATGGAACACCTCGGCAAAGCACACTATGATTTGGAGTTGATTAAAAAACTGCTCCAGGACAAAGACAAAAGATTTGTTACACGATCTTCTAAACAGACTGCCGTTCTGCTAGGATACACAGACGAAGATTCCATCGTTGAACGCGTATGCAAATTAAGGAGTAACGAAATATACAAGACTATGACAACCGACGCTGACACAACTCTTTGGCAAGATGTTTATCATTCCTCCGACAAAAAAGCAGATGGTTCTTGCGTAAAGCTGTACATCAAAATTCAAATAACAAAAAATGGAAACGGAGTTGTCATTTCGTTCAAGGAGCTATAA
- a CDS encoding type II toxin-antitoxin system MqsA family antitoxin has translation MIIKECPICSAKVIRKKVKETYTYKGKSITVNNLPIFHCTGCGEEFIDEERVGPINKKLDALYREVEGLLQPQEIVEIRKKFGYSQEEFAEIVGGGPKAFAKYEKGTVTQSRSMDNLLRILRDSSDAMAILTNQKAICACEAKSAYQVKKDKSSSCSKTSRS, from the coding sequence ATGATTATCAAAGAATGTCCCATTTGCAGCGCAAAAGTGATCCGAAAAAAAGTAAAAGAAACCTACACCTACAAGGGTAAATCCATCACCGTAAACAACCTTCCAATTTTCCATTGTACCGGATGTGGCGAGGAATTCATTGACGAGGAACGCGTCGGACCAATCAACAAAAAACTCGACGCTCTCTACCGGGAAGTGGAGGGCTTATTGCAGCCCCAGGAAATCGTAGAAATTCGCAAGAAGTTCGGTTACTCCCAGGAAGAATTTGCAGAAATCGTAGGTGGCGGACCGAAGGCCTTTGCCAAGTACGAAAAAGGAACCGTGACACAGAGCCGTTCCATGGACAACCTGCTTCGCATCCTGCGGGATTCCTCGGACGCCATGGCCATTCTAACAAATCAAAAAGCAATCTGCGCCTGCGAAGCCAAAAGTGCTTATCAGGTAAAAAAAGACAAGAGTTCGTCCTGTTCAAAGACATCTCGTTCGTGA